TTAGCAGGGCAAAAGCATGAAAGCCCGGATGATATAAGGCTTTGAGAAAGGATTGAATTTTAAAATTCTGATCTTATTTTTACCGTAATTCTTTAAATTCTGAAACTATTTTTCGATCGATTTGACGATCCTATCCCCCTGTGATCTTATCCTTTCTTTTGCCGGATAACTCACTATGAACGGACTCAGCCTTTTGGATCAAATATCTATTATTCATGACTACCGTCAATCTTGGAAAACCAGTTATACCCTGGCTGATATTCTTTTTCTGACTATCACTGCCATTATTGGTGGTGCTGAGGGCTGGGAAGAAATTGCCGATTTCGGTGAAGATCATCTGGATTGGTTACGTTTATACGGTGATTTTGAAAATGGCTGTCCTTCTCATCACACCATTGCACGTGTCATGGGGATGATTTCAGGAAAACAGCTACAGACGCTATTTTGTCAGTGGATGAAAAATTGTCATACCCTCACGGCGGGTTCCGTTGTTGCCATTGATGGTAAATCGCTACGCGCCACTTATGATAAATCCAAACGTGATAACGTGATCCACATGGTCAGTGCGTTCAGTGCTCAGAATAGTATGGTCTTAGGGCAAGTAAAAACAGCCACTAAATCCAATGAGATCACTGCTGTATGGTTATAGGCCAGGGAAATCGGCACTGGATGCGATCGGTATCACGCGGAGTCGTTGTTGGTCGTATGACTGGGTTCTGGAATTTGATATTAAAGGTTTGTTCGATAACATCCCTCATGATCTCTTACTCAAAGCGGTGGATAAACATCAACCGACCTCTTGGGCCAGGTTATACATCCAGCGCTGGCTGACAGCGCCGATGGTTATGCCAGACGGAGAAGTCAGAGAGCGAACCCAAGGAACCCCGCAAGGTGGAGTCATTAGCCCGTTATTGGCAAATCTATATTTACACTATGTATTTGAAAAGTGGCTACAAAAGCACTATCCGAAAATACAGTGGTGTCGATATGCTGATGATGGATTGGTGCACTGCCGTAGTGAATCAGAAGCGAAACACATGCTAGAAGTACTACGAGAACGATTCATGGCGTGTGGACTAGAACTGCACCCAGAGAAAACAAAGATTGTTTACTGCAAAGATGGCAGCCGAAAAGGCAACTATGAAAACACCGGCTTCGATTTTCTGGGTTATACATTCAGGCGACGGGTGGTCAAGAATAGCAAACGTAATAGTCTGTTTGTTAGCTTTACCCCAGCGGTGAGTAAAGTTGCGTTGAAAGCCATGCGACGAAAGATCAAAGTGTTGAAAGTACGTAGCCGAACAGACTTGAATATAGCGCAACTGGGAGGTTGGCTAAATCCGATCATAAACGGTTGGATCAGCTACTACGGCCGCTATTATCGTTCAGCATTATATTCACTATTTCGACACATAAACAAAGCCCTGGTAAGGTGGACGCGGCGAAAATACAAAACGCTGCGTCGCCACAAGACTCGGACGTTAAAATTTCTGGAAGGGATAGCAACGAAGAGTCCGCGACTGTTTGCCCATTGGCGGGCAGGAATGGTAGGTCAGTTTTCCTGATGGGAGCGGTATGAATTGAGAGGTTCACGTACCGTTCTGCGAGAGGCTACGGGAGGAAGTACCCGTGGTCTACTCACCACCAATTACATTGGCGTTTAGATGTCGGAATGCGGGAAGATGAATGCCAAATTGTTTGGGGTGAAGCGGGTGAAAATCTCGCCGTATGTCGACACATAGCCATGAACTTACTGACAGCGGATAAAACATTTAAAGCGAGTATTAAACGGAAACCAAAACGAGCGGTCGGAATAATGAGTACCTATCGCAAATCCTTACGGACTGCGGGTCTTCATGACCGAGCGCATTGGTCGATCGGGAACTAATTACACTGGCATTTAGATGTCGGAATGCGAGAAGATGAATGCCAAATTGTTCGGGGTGAAGCGGGGGCAAATCTCGCCGTATGTCGATACATAGCCATGAACTTACTGACAGCGGACAAAATATTTAAAGCGGGTATTAAACAGAAACAAAAACGAGCGGGTCGGAATAATGAGTACCTCTCGCAAATCCTTACGGGTGGAGGGTCTTCATGATTTTGCCCTGCTGACCTGTATGCTCGAAAGTTTTTCTATTACATTATTTATTTTAAGTGAGAGGTTAGCTTGTTTTCATTTATTAGAACTGTTGCTGGAGGTAATCTTTTATTAACATTGTTAACTTTGATTTCGGGTGTTATTTTGGCCAGATTTTTAAATGCTAATGGGAGGGGAGAGTTGTCGTCAATCATCACTATAGTGACGTTTATTTCAACTTTATCAAATTTAAGCATTCCTGACTACCTTGTTAAAAATTGCAATAAAAAAATAACATCCAAGATCTTTTTCATTATCTCTATCTTCACTCTAACTATATCATTTGTAATTTTTTTATTAGGTTGGTACTCTAATCTGTATAGCAAAACGACTTGCTTGCTTGTTTATTTTATATGTTTTATCCCTATTAATTTTTTATCTGCTTGTTATCTATCTATTTTGCAAGGACAATTACGATTTACTGATCTTATGAGGATAAAGCTTTTACTACCATGCTTATCTTCATTATTGATAGTAATTTTGTTTTTTCTTAATGAAATTAATGTATTTAATGTGATTTTGGTTTATTTGGTGGCAAATGCTTTTGTTCTTGTTTTTTCTTTTTTGAGCGTTAAAAAAATAATAGACTATAACATGGTCTCATCTGATTTTATTGAGGTGATAACTAATGCTTTAAAAATTCACCCTGTATCAATATTAGTTTTAATTAGTGTTGAAATTGACAAAATACTATTTGTTGGAACTTTCGACAATATAACCATTGGGAATTATTTTGTTGCTATTTCTCTCCCGTTAGCAATGACAAATTTAATTATTTCAACAATGCAAACATTGCTTTTGCCAATTTACAATGAATATAATCTTGATAAAAATTTTAATATTGTAACTAGGTTTTTGTTTTTAGTTGTTTTTCCTTTTTATCTGTTGTGCGCAGGTGTAATAGGATTTGCAATTAAAATTATGTATGGGCAACAGTATTTTACTGCCGCAACAATTGCTCCTGTTGTTTTGCTTGGGTTATATTTTTCTCTATTTAGGCGGGTGCATGCTAAAACAATACGATGTTTGGGGTTGGAGTCTATTTTTCTCTTAAGTGAGTTACTATATGTCTTATTAGCCATTGCCTCATTTGAGTTTCTTCGTGTGATGAATATGCTAACATTGGGTTCTGCGATTCTTTTATTAATGTTTTCATCATTTATCGTGTTTGTTTTTTCATTTTTTATGTTGTTTTTCAATATAAAGAATATTGAGTTTTTATCGTTTTTTTCGTACAAAAAATTAATATCTGATATTCGACAAATCAAATCAAAATCATTGCCATGATCTGTCTGTTTTTATGGTGACTTTATGAAAATACATGTTATTCAACCTGCGATTCCAAAATATAGAGAAAAATTTTTCCAGATGATGGAAAAAGAATTTGATGTATGCTTTTATACGGCAAAAAAAGATTTTTTAGGCGTGGAATCGACATTTAGATCAAATAATGTTTTACTTATGTCTCGTTTTTTTTTATTAAGCAAAAAATTTTATTGGCATCAAAATCTCTCTTTGTTTAAAGAATATAAAAAGGGGGATATTGTCATTATCAATGGTAATCCAAGGATAATTAACTACATGCTTCTTTTTCTTTTTTTAAAGATAAGATGTATTAAGACTGTTTGGTGGGGGCATGGTTGGTCTGCTGGTAGTTATGGATTATCATCTAAAATTCGATTTATAATAATGCGTTTTTTAGCTGATTTTTATCTTTTTTATACCGAAAAAGAGCGAGAGGAGATAATGTTTGATAACTCATTTGCTTTAAATAATGGATTAGATAGTGATGTATATTCTAATCTAATAATTAAAATGGAATTAAAAAGAAGTTTTCCATCTGAACTCGATGATTTTTATATTGTTTTTGTTGGAAGGATAACTGAAAAATCTAATTTTAAGATGTTGCTTAATTCGTTGTTATTGTTACCTAAACGTATAAAGTTAAATGTTATTGGTGGTTCTGATGATTTTGATAGTTATGTTGAATATAGTAAAAAAATTGGGGTTTTCGAAAGAGTAGTATGGTTTGGACCTATATATGATGAAGTCTATATATCTAAAATTATGATGGCGTCTCATGTTTTTGTATATCCAGGTGCGGTTGGTTTAAGCCTGATTCATGCTTTTAACTATGGATTACCTGCAGTTCTTCATTCCGACAAGACCCTGCACATGCCTGAGTTCTCTGCTTTTCAACATGGATATAATGGACTTTCATTTGAAAGTGGAAATTTACAAGATATGGTTTCAAATATACTAAAAATATATCTCATGTCATATAGTGATTACCAGATGCTATCTAGCAATGCTCTAAGCACAATAAAAACATCATATAATATTAATGACATGTATGTTAGGTTGAAAAAGCTTATTGAGGCAATCACATGTTAACAATATTTATTGGTCCGAAAAATGAGCCTGTAACTGGTCAATCTTTATGTTTCGCCTTGGCTTATGAGGGGTTTAAATCGAATAAAACAAAGATTTGTTATGGTGGTTGTGGTGTCAGGATGTTATTTTCAAATGTTCTTTTATTAATCAAACTTTTGTGTGTTATTTTGTCTACTAATGGACATAAAACTGTATATATAACAACGAGTAGATCATTTTTAGGGTTTGTTAGAGATTTTTTTGTTATTAATTTATGTAGATTGTTTTCTATAAAGGTTGTAAATCATCTGCATGGCGCTGATTTTCTGAGTTTCAGGAATTCTATTTCTAGATTTTCGAAGATTTTATTAGACTATACATATTCATATATAAATACATCCATTGTTTTATTGGAAAGCATGAAAGAGCAGTACTCAATGTATCCAATGATGCAGGTAGTATGTCTAAGCAATTGTTTAGTTGACGAGTATACTTTAGAAAAAAAATATAATGGAACTTTAAAGGTTATTTTCTTATCGAATATAATGTACTCTAAGGGTATAGTCTATCTTATAAATGCAGTAGATCATCTTAGAAGTGTTGGCTATGATGTTCATTTAAATATAGCAGGGAAAGTGCTTGCTGATGATTATATGTCTCACTCAGAGATCTCTAATGTTTTTTATGGTTTAATAAAAGATAAAAAATATATCAGTTATCATGGCGTGGTGTCTGGTGAATATAAGAAAAAATTATTAGTGGAATCTGATTTCTTTATCTTGCCAAGTTTCTATAAAATGGAAGCTCAACCATTGTCAATTATAGAAGCTATGAGTGCTGGTTGTGTCATAATAACTACAGATCATAATTATCTAAAGGATTTTATTTGCAATAAAAATGGTTGTCTTGTAGCAATAAAGTCTCATGAAGAAATATCTGACGCAATTCTATTTTTTTATAATAATCATTCTCTAGTTCAATCAATTATTGATTACAATTTGTGTACTTCATTAGAGAAATTTTCTCGTCATAAATTTAACTCAGAGCTAAAGAACATCATTTTAGGG
This uncultured Tolumonas sp. DNA region includes the following protein-coding sequences:
- a CDS encoding reverse transcriptase domain-containing protein, which gives rise to MRSLLYGYRPGKSALDAIGITRSRCWSYDWVLEFDIKGLFDNIPHDLLLKAVDKHQPTSWARLYIQRWLTAPMVMPDGEVRERTQGTPQGGVISPLLANLYLHYVFEKWLQKHYPKIQWCRYADDGLVHCRSESEAKHMLEVLRERFMACGLELHPEKTKIVYCKDGSRKGNYENTGFDFLGYTFRRRVVKNSKRNSLFVSFTPAVSKVALKAMRRKIKVLKVRSRTDLNIAQLGGWLNPIINGWISYYGRYYRSALYSLFRHINKALVRWTRRKYKTLRRHKTRTLKFLEGIATKSPRLFAHWRAGMVGQFS
- a CDS encoding oligosaccharide flippase family protein; amino-acid sequence: MFSFIRTVAGGNLLLTLLTLISGVILARFLNANGRGELSSIITIVTFISTLSNLSIPDYLVKNCNKKITSKIFFIISIFTLTISFVIFLLGWYSNLYSKTTCLLVYFICFIPINFLSACYLSILQGQLRFTDLMRIKLLLPCLSSLLIVILFFLNEINVFNVILVYLVANAFVLVFSFLSVKKIIDYNMVSSDFIEVITNALKIHPVSILVLISVEIDKILFVGTFDNITIGNYFVAISLPLAMTNLIISTMQTLLLPIYNEYNLDKNFNIVTRFLFLVVFPFYLLCAGVIGFAIKIMYGQQYFTAATIAPVVLLGLYFSLFRRVHAKTIRCLGLESIFLLSELLYVLLAIASFEFLRVMNMLTLGSAILLLMFSSFIVFVFSFFMLFFNIKNIEFLSFFSYKKLISDIRQIKSKSLP
- a CDS encoding glycosyltransferase translates to MKIHVIQPAIPKYREKFFQMMEKEFDVCFYTAKKDFLGVESTFRSNNVLLMSRFFLLSKKFYWHQNLSLFKEYKKGDIVIINGNPRIINYMLLFLFLKIRCIKTVWWGHGWSAGSYGLSSKIRFIIMRFLADFYLFYTEKEREEIMFDNSFALNNGLDSDVYSNLIIKMELKRSFPSELDDFYIVFVGRITEKSNFKMLLNSLLLLPKRIKLNVIGGSDDFDSYVEYSKKIGVFERVVWFGPIYDEVYISKIMMASHVFVYPGAVGLSLIHAFNYGLPAVLHSDKTLHMPEFSAFQHGYNGLSFESGNLQDMVSNILKIYLMSYSDYQMLSSNALSTIKTSYNINDMYVRLKKLIEAITC
- a CDS encoding glycosyltransferase yields the protein MLTIFIGPKNEPVTGQSLCFALAYEGFKSNKTKICYGGCGVRMLFSNVLLLIKLLCVILSTNGHKTVYITTSRSFLGFVRDFFVINLCRLFSIKVVNHLHGADFLSFRNSISRFSKILLDYTYSYINTSIVLLESMKEQYSMYPMMQVVCLSNCLVDEYTLEKKYNGTLKVIFLSNIMYSKGIVYLINAVDHLRSVGYDVHLNIAGKVLADDYMSHSEISNVFYGLIKDKKYISYHGVVSGEYKKKLLVESDFFILPSFYKMEAQPLSIIEAMSAGCVIITTDHNYLKDFICNKNGCLVAIKSHEEISDAILFFYNNHSLVQSIIDYNLCTSLEKFSRHKFNSELKNIILGDFV